A single Sphingopyxis chilensis DNA region contains:
- a CDS encoding UDP-glucose dehydrogenase family protein, whose protein sequence is MRIVMIGSGYVGLVSGACFADFGHHVTCVDKDANKIARLRAGGIPIYEPGLDSLVARNVAAGNLDFATELSEAVGAADVVFIAVGTPSRRGDGHADLSFVHGAAREIAGALNGFTVVVTKSTVPVGTGDEVERIIRECNPAAEFAVASNPEFLREGAAIEDFKRPDRVVIGIEDDRARAPMEEVYRPLSLNKAPIVFTRRRTSELIKYAANAFLAMKITYINEMADLCEQVGADVQEVARGIGLDNRIGAKFLNAGPGYGGSCFPKDTLALMKTAQDHDAPLRLIEATVAVNEQRKRAMGRKVLAAIEGQVRGRTVAVLGLTFKPNTDDMRDAPSIAIIQALQDAGARVRAYDPEGMEAAKAVLNDVDYASSAYDAADGAAATVIVTEWDAFRALDLARLKAAMADPLLVDLRNIYRPAQAEEAGLRYVGIGRPGDTDDDTRLSSERRAA, encoded by the coding sequence ATGCGTATCGTAATGATCGGGTCCGGCTATGTCGGGCTCGTTTCGGGCGCATGTTTTGCCGATTTCGGCCATCATGTGACCTGCGTCGACAAGGACGCGAACAAGATCGCCCGCCTTCGCGCCGGCGGCATTCCCATTTACGAGCCCGGGCTCGACAGCCTGGTCGCGCGCAACGTCGCGGCGGGCAATCTCGACTTCGCCACCGAGCTTTCGGAGGCAGTCGGCGCCGCCGACGTTGTGTTCATCGCGGTCGGCACCCCCAGCCGCCGCGGCGACGGCCACGCCGATCTTTCCTTCGTCCATGGCGCAGCGCGCGAGATCGCCGGGGCGCTCAATGGCTTCACGGTGGTCGTCACCAAATCGACCGTGCCCGTCGGCACCGGCGACGAGGTCGAGCGGATCATCCGCGAGTGCAATCCCGCGGCCGAATTCGCCGTCGCCTCGAACCCCGAATTCCTGCGCGAAGGCGCCGCGATCGAGGATTTCAAACGGCCCGATCGCGTCGTCATCGGCATCGAGGACGATCGCGCGCGCGCGCCGATGGAAGAGGTCTATCGCCCGCTGTCGCTGAACAAGGCGCCAATCGTCTTCACCCGGCGGCGCACCAGCGAACTGATCAAATATGCCGCGAACGCCTTTCTGGCGATGAAGATCACCTACATCAACGAAATGGCGGACCTGTGCGAACAGGTCGGAGCCGATGTGCAGGAGGTCGCGCGCGGCATCGGTCTCGACAACCGGATCGGCGCCAAATTCCTGAACGCGGGGCCGGGCTATGGCGGCTCCTGCTTCCCCAAGGACACGCTCGCGCTGATGAAGACGGCGCAGGACCATGACGCGCCGCTGCGGTTGATCGAGGCGACCGTCGCGGTGAACGAGCAGCGCAAGCGCGCGATGGGCCGCAAGGTTCTGGCAGCGATAGAGGGACAGGTCCGCGGCCGCACCGTGGCGGTGCTCGGTTTGACGTTCAAGCCCAACACCGACGATATGCGCGACGCGCCCTCGATCGCGATCATCCAGGCGCTGCAGGATGCCGGTGCAAGGGTGCGCGCCTATGACCCCGAGGGTATGGAGGCGGCGAAGGCGGTGCTGAACGACGTCGACTATGCGTCCTCGGCCTATGACGCCGCCGACGGTGCGGCGGCAACGGTGATCGTGACCGAATGGGACGCCTTCCGCGCACTCGACCTCGCCCGCCTCAAAGCGGCGATGGCCGATCCGCTGCTCGTCGATCTGCGCAACATCTATCGGCCCGCGCAGGCCGAAGAAGCGGGCCTGCGCTATGTCGGTATCGGCCGGCCGGGCGATACCGACGACGACACCCGACTCTCCAGCGAAAGGCGGGCGGCATGA